In Populus trichocarpa isolate Nisqually-1 chromosome 12, P.trichocarpa_v4.1, whole genome shotgun sequence, a genomic segment contains:
- the LOC7484865 gene encoding protein TAPETUM DETERMINANT 1, protein MSFSSSTMRTVVSKIIGVVLVMVLLLAILISTSSFLSGSGKDEGGFMGLSHMFLHEEGNYSVSALHRKLLVRSLAMEEPNRIGEKCTSADIVISQGPTAPLSSGIPTYTVQIMNMCATGCDISRVHLNCGWFSSARLIDPKIFKRLRYNDCLVNDGKPLVTGGILTFEYANTFSYPLSVSSISCH, encoded by the exons atgagtttttcttcttcgaCGATGAGGACGGTGGTTTCGAAGATAATTGGCGTCGTTTTGGTGATGGTCCTCTTGCTGGCTATACTGATATCCACGTCTTCATTTCTCTCAG GTTCGGGTAAAGATGAAGGTGGATTCATGGGCTTGAGCCACATGTTTCTTCACGAGGAAGGGAATTACAGTGTCTCTGCCCTGCATCGCAAGCTGCTTGTTCGCT CGCTGGCAATGGAAGAACCTAACAGGATCGGAGAAAAGTGTACAAGCGCTGATATTGTGATAAGTCAGGGACCCACAGCTCCTCTCTCTAGTGGCATACCTACCTACACTGTTCAGATCATGAACATGTGTGCCACTGGATGTGACATCTCCAGGGTTCACCTCAACTGTGGCTGGTTCAGCTCTGCTCGCCTCATCGACCCCAAGATATTCAAGCGGCTTCGCTACAACGACTGCCTTGTAAACGATGGAAAGCCTTTGGTAACTGGTGGCATTCTCACCTTTGAATATGCCAATACGTTCTCGTACCCTTTGTCAGTCTCCTCCATATCATGCCATTGA
- the LOC7484867 gene encoding membrane-anchored ubiquitin-fold protein 3 — MPEEDLVDIKFRLYDGSDIGPFRYSSTSTVDMLKQRIVSDWPRGKTITPKAVNEIKLISSGKVLDNNKTVGQCRTPFGEAAGGVIIMHVVVQPSLAKTKTEKKIDKSPKKIVCSCSIM; from the exons ATGCCGGAGGAGGATTTGGTGGATATAAAGTTCAGGCTTTATGACGGGTCGGATATCGGACCGTTCCGGTACTCATCGACGTCTACTGTTGATATGCTTAAGCAGCGGATTGTTTCTGATTGGCCCagag gcaAAACAATAACTCCCAAGGCAGTGAATGAAATCAAGCTGATAAGCTCTGGTAAAGTCTTGGATAACAACAAGACCGTGGGTCAATGTAGAACACCTTTTGGAGAAGCGGCCGGGGGAGTTATCATAATGCATGTTGTTGTACAGCCATCTCTAGCAAAAACCAAAACag AAAAGAAGATTGATAAATCTCCGAAGAAAATCGTGTGCTCGTGTTCCATAATGTGA
- the LOC18103820 gene encoding bidirectional sugar transporter SWEET10 isoform X1 has protein sequence MALHLTWVFGFGLLGNIISCLVCLSPLPTFYQICKKKTSEGFQSIPYVIALFSAMLWLFYTIFKKDTILLITINSFAFFMAIGYIVVYLFYATKKDKILTFKLLLLFNVFGFGLVCVLTLFLTQGHKRVQVLGWICMIFSICVFVAPLFIARKVIKTKSVEFMPFSLSFFLTLSALMWFFYGYLKKDQFVAIPNILGFILGLLQMLLYMIYRNPKKVVEVEPKLQLEISEHVVDLEKLGPTICSEITIVIPKLNDSGNGFVEDQNAKRQAMEIMKAIDVVNKL, from the exons ATGGCCTTGCACTTGACATGGGTGTTCGGTTTTGGTCTTTTAG GAAACATCATCTCTTGTTTGGTCTGCCTTTCTCCTCT GCCaacattttatcaaatttgcaAGAAGAAGACAAGCGAAGGGTTCCAATCTATCCCTTATGTGATTGCACTATTTAGTGCTATGCTTTGGCTCTTCTATACGATTTTCAAGAAGGATACCATCCTTCTAATCACCATCAATTCTTTTGCCTTTTTTATGGCGATAGGTTACATTGTTGTGTACCTTTTTTATGCCACGAAGAAGGATAAA ATTCTGACTTTCAAACTTCTCCTGCTGTTCAATGTTTTTGGGTTCGGTCTCGTCTGTGTACTGACTCTCTTCCTAACACAAGGCCACAAACGTGTCCAAGTTCTTGGATGGATTTGCATGATATTTTCTATATGCGTTTTTGTTGCACCTCTTTTCATTGCA AGAAAAGTTATAAAAACAAAGAGCGTGGAGTTCATGCCTTTCTCTTTGTCATTTTTCCTAACTTTGAGTGCACTCATGTGGTTCTTCTATGGCTATCTAAAGAAAGATCAATTTGTTGCT ATTCCAAACATACTGGGCTTTATCCTCGGTCTTCTCCAGATGCTACTTTATATGATCTATAGGAACCCCAAGAAAGTTGTGGAGGTGGAGCCTAAACTTCAATTAGAAATATCTGAACATGTCGTGGACCTTGAAAAGTTGGGTCCAACAATCTGCTCCGAGATAACTATAGTGATTCCAAAGCTGAATGATAGTGGAAACGGATTTGTTGAAGATCAAAATGCAAAGAGACAGGCCATGGAAATCATGAAAGCCATAGATGTCGTGAACAAACTTTAG
- the LOC18103820 gene encoding bidirectional sugar transporter SWEET10 isoform X2 translates to MLWLFYTIFKKDTILLITINSFAFFMAIGYIVVYLFYATKKDKILTFKLLLLFNVFGFGLVCVLTLFLTQGHKRVQVLGWICMIFSICVFVAPLFIARKVIKTKSVEFMPFSLSFFLTLSALMWFFYGYLKKDQFVAIPNILGFILGLLQMLLYMIYRNPKKVVEVEPKLQLEISEHVVDLEKLGPTICSEITIVIPKLNDSGNGFVEDQNAKRQAMEIMKAIDVVNKL, encoded by the exons ATGCTTTGGCTCTTCTATACGATTTTCAAGAAGGATACCATCCTTCTAATCACCATCAATTCTTTTGCCTTTTTTATGGCGATAGGTTACATTGTTGTGTACCTTTTTTATGCCACGAAGAAGGATAAA ATTCTGACTTTCAAACTTCTCCTGCTGTTCAATGTTTTTGGGTTCGGTCTCGTCTGTGTACTGACTCTCTTCCTAACACAAGGCCACAAACGTGTCCAAGTTCTTGGATGGATTTGCATGATATTTTCTATATGCGTTTTTGTTGCACCTCTTTTCATTGCA AGAAAAGTTATAAAAACAAAGAGCGTGGAGTTCATGCCTTTCTCTTTGTCATTTTTCCTAACTTTGAGTGCACTCATGTGGTTCTTCTATGGCTATCTAAAGAAAGATCAATTTGTTGCT ATTCCAAACATACTGGGCTTTATCCTCGGTCTTCTCCAGATGCTACTTTATATGATCTATAGGAACCCCAAGAAAGTTGTGGAGGTGGAGCCTAAACTTCAATTAGAAATATCTGAACATGTCGTGGACCTTGAAAAGTTGGGTCCAACAATCTGCTCCGAGATAACTATAGTGATTCCAAAGCTGAATGATAGTGGAAACGGATTTGTTGAAGATCAAAATGCAAAGAGACAGGCCATGGAAATCATGAAAGCCATAGATGTCGTGAACAAACTTTAG